From Ruminococcaceae bacterium KH2T8, one genomic window encodes:
- a CDS encoding Acetyltransferase (GNAT) family protein gives MTDKDQLQLRLATAGDAGSVRDLVRSAMVHYREESGIVNDTLESLSESVESVRHRIVKNKCLCLFDGDRPLGTITLSRCTTPMKYSFSKKSSNFLAHYTSCGYISRFAVADEVRKTGLGSRLMDEALELPESADLVILHTAVSNKSMCEFYASKGFILVDSENSRGYERGLFALIRQ, from the coding sequence ATGACTGATAAGGACCAACTTCAATTAAGACTTGCAACGGCCGGGGATGCGGGATCCGTAAGGGATCTCGTTCGCTCGGCCATGGTTCATTACAGAGAAGAATCGGGTATCGTCAACGACACTTTGGAATCGCTTTCCGAGAGCGTTGAATCAGTCCGCCACAGGATCGTTAAGAATAAGTGCCTCTGCCTCTTTGACGGCGACAGGCCCCTGGGCACGATCACATTGAGCCGCTGCACGACACCCATGAAATATTCATTTTCAAAGAAGAGCTCGAACTTTCTCGCGCACTACACATCCTGCGGCTACATCTCGCGTTTTGCGGTAGCTGATGAAGTAAGAAAAACCGGCCTTGGCAGCCGCCTAATGGACGAAGCCCTGGAGCTTCCCGAGTCGGCAGATCTTGTCATCCTGCACACGGCGGTCTCAAATAAGAGCATGTGCGAATTTTACGCTTCGAAAGGCTTCATCCTCGTAGACAGCGAGAATTCAAGAGGCTACGAGAGAGGTCTCTTCGCGCTTATCAGACAGTAA
- a CDS encoding ornithine carbamoyltransferase, protein MKHYIDFHEDVGIEELNYLLDIAADMKKKTKTGIEHHYLKGKSLGMIFTKSSTRTRVSFEVGMYQLGGQALFLSNNDIQIGRGETIYDTANVLSGMLDGIMIRTFKHSDVTDLAKYGSIPVINGLTDDQHPTQMLADLLTIKECKGDLKGLKLAYLGDGNNVANSLLQACAKAGMDVAIASPKDYTCPDKYVQQALTDAKITGSKVLMTTDPYEAAKDADVIYTDTWTSMGQEEEKAMRVQIFKDYQVNGDIMNTAHKDAIFLHCLPAYRGYEVTEDVIDGPQSVVFQEAENRLHAHKAILVNCFLND, encoded by the coding sequence ATGAAGCATTATATAGATTTTCACGAAGACGTAGGAATCGAAGAGCTTAACTATCTGCTCGACATCGCAGCAGACATGAAGAAGAAGACAAAGACAGGCATCGAGCACCACTACCTCAAGGGAAAGTCACTCGGCATGATCTTCACGAAGTCCTCCACAAGGACGCGTGTCTCCTTCGAGGTCGGTATGTACCAGCTCGGCGGACAGGCTCTCTTCCTTTCTAATAACGACATTCAGATCGGACGCGGCGAGACCATCTACGATACAGCTAACGTATTGTCCGGCATGCTCGACGGTATCATGATCAGGACATTCAAGCATTCAGATGTTACTGACCTCGCAAAGTACGGCTCGATCCCCGTTATCAACGGTCTTACGGACGACCAGCATCCTACTCAGATGCTCGCCGACCTTCTTACGATCAAGGAGTGCAAGGGAGACCTCAAGGGCTTGAAGCTCGCATACTTAGGCGACGGAAACAACGTAGCCAACTCCCTCCTTCAGGCTTGCGCAAAGGCAGGAATGGACGTAGCGATTGCTTCTCCCAAGGACTACACATGCCCCGATAAGTATGTTCAGCAGGCTCTTACGGATGCCAAGATCACGGGCTCCAAGGTCCTTATGACTACTGACCCTTACGAGGCTGCAAAGGATGCGGACGTTATCTACACGGATACATGGACGAGCATGGGCCAGGAAGAAGAAAAGGCCATGAGAGTTCAGATCTTCAAGGATTATCAGGTAAACGGCGACATCATGAATACAGCTCATAAGGATGCGATCTTCCTTCACTGTCTCCCCGCTTACCGCGGATACGAAGTAACGGAGGATGTTATCGACGGACCTCAGAGCGTAGTATTCCAGGAGGCTGAGAACAGGCTTCACGCTCACAAGGCTATCCTTGTTAACTGCTTCCTTAATGACTGA
- a CDS encoding 4-diphosphocytidyl-2-C-methyl-D-erythritol kinase yields MKIDYETMAFAKINLFLRVCGKLPNGYHRLLTLMQEIGIGDEIAVSVDNDEDFEIVIDSDLEGTAPEDDLCYKAAKRFYDKYSKDLRLSGFKAPESGFGRTVIKVTKHIPSQAGLGGGSSDAAAVLLILQQHYGNPLSDEEMAQMSVGLGADVPFFLTGGSCICEGVGEDVREVDDLSGMHMLIVKPEEGVSTPECFRLCDSKPVSFDEDSYRKTMDEAFGNEYDNPVTKVTKVAELLTNDLEAPACELVPRIREVTDKVKATSPVFSAMSGSGSAVFGIYKDEKSLNEALAILSDDSDLAGCMIFPTVTV; encoded by the coding sequence ATGAAGATCGATTACGAGACAATGGCTTTTGCCAAGATAAACCTGTTCCTTCGTGTGTGCGGAAAGCTCCCGAACGGATACCACAGACTCCTTACCCTGATGCAGGAGATCGGTATCGGAGATGAGATAGCCGTATCCGTCGATAACGACGAAGATTTCGAGATCGTGATAGACAGCGACCTCGAGGGGACCGCACCCGAAGATGACCTCTGCTATAAGGCAGCCAAGAGATTTTACGATAAATATTCCAAGGACTTAAGACTTTCGGGCTTTAAGGCTCCAGAGAGCGGATTTGGCAGGACCGTCATAAAGGTCACGAAGCATATACCTTCGCAGGCGGGACTCGGAGGCGGAAGCTCAGATGCCGCAGCTGTCCTTCTTATCCTTCAGCAGCATTACGGTAATCCCTTATCGGATGAGGAGATGGCTCAGATGTCCGTAGGACTTGGTGCAGACGTGCCTTTCTTCCTTACGGGCGGCAGCTGTATCTGCGAGGGCGTAGGTGAAGATGTCCGTGAAGTCGACGATCTTTCCGGTATGCATATGCTGATAGTAAAGCCCGAAGAAGGCGTATCGACGCCCGAATGCTTCCGTCTTTGCGATTCAAAGCCCGTGAGCTTTGACGAGGATTCCTACAGGAAGACGATGGATGAGGCTTTCGGGAATGAATACGATAATCCCGTAACAAAGGTCACGAAGGTTGCTGAGCTTCTGACAAATGACCTTGAGGCTCCCGCGTGCGAGCTCGTTCCGAGGATCCGCGAGGTAACCGATAAGGTAAAGGCGACTTCTCCCGTATTCTCTGCGATGTCAGGCTCCGGAAGTGCCGTATTCGGTATCTATAAAGATGAAAAGAGCCTGAATGAAGCGCTCGCGATCCTGAGTGATGACTCGGATCTTGCGGGCTGCATGATATTCCCGACCGTTACTGTCTGA
- a CDS encoding acetylornithine aminotransferase apoenzyme has protein sequence MSSSLDKDLELTKKYDKDYCMQVFAPMDVAFVKGKGVYLYDTDGRKYMDMIGGIAVNSLGHGNRALVKAVSEQAASLIHCCNYYYIPGRSELAYKLCRLSFADKVFFSNSGAEANEAAIKLARGYFYYKGQNRYEIITANMSFHGRTMGTIAATGQEKFRKAFAPNVPGFKYVDYNDIEQLEAAVTDSTAAVMLELIQGESGVHPADREYIKAVRKLCNEKGILLIIDEVQTGVGRTGRLFAYENYNVNPDIMTLAKGLGGGVPIGATLCTNKVAEGFKVGDHGSTFGGNPLAMAAGNCVIDQIKDKDLLNNVGVVSGILFDQLKALKDKYPVITSVRGMGLLIGIEFDGTVSSAGMKEALFSKGFLVSAIGKSTIRIAPPLIITPSEAKKFTKALGEILKSQKKRPLQITAAQGSESKESEQIKEEITKETGITISSVDDNELE, from the coding sequence ATGAGCAGCAGTCTGGACAAGGATCTCGAACTTACAAAGAAGTACGACAAAGATTATTGCATGCAGGTATTCGCTCCCATGGACGTTGCTTTCGTCAAGGGTAAGGGCGTATATCTCTACGATACCGACGGACGAAAGTATATGGACATGATCGGCGGTATCGCCGTTAACTCCTTAGGTCACGGCAACAGAGCCCTCGTTAAGGCAGTATCCGAGCAGGCCGCAAGCCTCATCCACTGCTGTAACTATTATTATATCCCGGGAAGAAGCGAGCTCGCATATAAGCTGTGCCGTCTGAGCTTTGCCGATAAGGTGTTCTTCAGTAACTCCGGCGCCGAGGCAAACGAAGCTGCCATCAAGCTCGCACGCGGTTATTTCTACTACAAGGGACAGAACCGCTACGAGATCATCACTGCCAACATGTCTTTCCACGGAAGGACCATGGGCACAATCGCGGCTACAGGTCAGGAGAAGTTCAGGAAAGCTTTCGCTCCCAACGTTCCCGGCTTTAAGTATGTTGACTATAACGACATCGAGCAGCTCGAAGCAGCCGTTACGGATTCCACCGCAGCAGTAATGCTCGAGCTCATCCAGGGCGAGAGCGGCGTCCATCCCGCAGACCGCGAGTATATAAAGGCAGTCCGTAAGCTCTGTAACGAGAAGGGCATCCTCCTCATAATCGATGAGGTTCAGACCGGCGTAGGCCGTACGGGCAGGCTCTTTGCTTACGAGAACTATAACGTCAATCCCGACATCATGACTCTTGCCAAGGGTCTTGGCGGCGGTGTGCCGATCGGTGCTACTCTCTGCACGAACAAGGTAGCAGAAGGCTTTAAGGTTGGCGATCACGGTTCTACATTCGGCGGTAACCCCCTTGCTATGGCAGCAGGCAACTGCGTTATCGATCAGATCAAGGACAAGGATCTCCTTAATAACGTAGGCGTTGTTAGCGGAATCCTCTTTGATCAGCTCAAGGCTTTGAAGGACAAGTATCCCGTCATCACGAGCGTTCGCGGAATGGGACTTCTCATCGGTATCGAATTTGACGGAACAGTATCATCCGCAGGCATGAAGGAAGCACTCTTCTCCAAGGGATTCCTCGTAAGTGCGATCGGTAAGAGCACCATAAGGATCGCGCCTCCCCTGATCATCACGCCTTCTGAAGCAAAGAAGTTCACTAAGGCATTAGGCGAGATCTTAAAGTCCCAAAAGAAGCGTCCTCTTCAGATCACTGCAGCTCAGGGTTCCGAATCCAAAGAGAGCGAGCAGATCAAGGAAGAGATCACCAAGGAGACAGGTATCACCATCTCATCGGTAGACGACAACGAGCTCGAGTGA
- a CDS encoding N-acetylglutamate kinase, with translation MADNKVMPNVTGEMQNKIDRASILIEALPYMRKMRGQTIVIKYGGNAMVNEDLKQSVMDDITLLKYIGINPILVHGGGPDINNMLKRVNVESHFVNGLRYTDEETMGIAQMVLIGKTNKEIVSNLNSKGAKAIGICGIDGNLIVAEKMTEDSSGNPVDVGYVGKIKKINTHVIEMLANDEYIPVIAPIGVGAAGESYNINADTVAAEVAVALKASKLITLTDVPGVLDGAGSLISILDEESIADYIADGAITGGMIPKIEGCLDTVTRGVDRAHIIDGRIPHSIILELFTSKGIGTMIIKEKRDK, from the coding sequence ATGGCTGACAATAAAGTAATGCCCAATGTAACGGGCGAGATGCAAAATAAGATAGACAGGGCTTCGATCCTTATCGAGGCGCTCCCCTACATGAGGAAGATGCGCGGTCAGACGATCGTCATCAAGTACGGCGGAAATGCAATGGTAAACGAAGACCTCAAGCAATCCGTAATGGATGACATCACTCTCCTTAAGTACATCGGCATCAACCCCATCCTCGTTCACGGCGGCGGACCTGACATCAACAACATGCTCAAGCGAGTCAATGTCGAGTCCCACTTCGTTAACGGCCTTCGCTACACAGACGAAGAGACGATGGGCATCGCACAGATGGTGCTTATCGGTAAGACAAATAAGGAGATCGTCTCGAACCTCAACTCCAAGGGTGCCAAGGCTATCGGTATCTGCGGTATCGACGGTAACCTCATCGTCGCCGAGAAGATGACCGAGGACAGCAGCGGAAATCCCGTAGACGTAGGATATGTCGGCAAGATCAAGAAGATCAACACTCATGTGATCGAGATGCTCGCAAACGACGAATATATCCCCGTCATCGCTCCTATCGGCGTAGGCGCTGCGGGCGAGAGCTATAACATCAATGCCGACACGGTAGCAGCCGAGGTAGCGGTAGCACTCAAGGCAAGTAAGCTCATCACTCTTACGGATGTTCCCGGCGTACTCGACGGAGCAGGATCTCTTATCTCCATCCTCGACGAAGAGTCGATCGCGGACTACATCGCAGACGGCGCCATCACCGGCGGCATGATCCCCAAGATCGAAGGCTGTCTCGATACGGTAACGAGAGGCGTCGACAGAGCACATATCATTGACGGCAGGATACCTCACAGCATTATACTTGAGCTATTCACATCAAAGGGCATCGGAACGATGATCATCAAAGAAAAGAGGGACAAATAA